A region of Chloracidobacterium sp. DNA encodes the following proteins:
- a CDS encoding ThiF family adenylyltransferase, with protein sequence MEIDLSLSQAAVVMPVEFNTLRFIVVGAGGTGSFVVPALARLIFELKEQQNKSAELLIVDPDIVEANNIPRSNFCFAEVGRFKAQTLAERVTTAWGIETNFSCESFDPEKHFKNSNSDYRSLSIIVGCVDNYRARREMHRALDEFRSYGESSRVWWIDGGNGKTSGQVLLGSTTKALKPEQYFTGTSICRALPAPSLQHSDLLKPEKVEAKSDASCPERVRLGEQGLNVNQRVAVEMAEMLSSMLLTRTLKRFAVYFDLESGSTRSAYCTPSAVPDVHCNL encoded by the coding sequence ATGGAAATCGATCTTAGCCTCTCGCAGGCCGCCGTTGTGATGCCTGTGGAATTTAACACTCTTCGATTCATCGTTGTCGGCGCCGGAGGAACAGGCTCTTTTGTCGTTCCTGCTTTAGCCCGACTGATCTTCGAACTAAAGGAACAGCAGAACAAATCCGCAGAATTGCTGATCGTCGATCCAGATATAGTCGAAGCCAATAACATTCCGCGAAGCAATTTCTGTTTTGCAGAGGTCGGGCGATTCAAAGCCCAGACCCTTGCAGAGCGGGTTACAACGGCATGGGGAATTGAAACAAACTTCTCGTGCGAGAGTTTCGATCCGGAGAAACATTTCAAAAACTCGAACAGCGACTACAGGAGTCTGAGCATCATCGTCGGCTGCGTCGATAATTACCGAGCTCGCCGAGAGATGCATCGAGCACTTGATGAGTTTCGAAGTTACGGTGAATCGTCGAGGGTATGGTGGATAGACGGCGGAAACGGCAAGACATCGGGCCAGGTGCTGCTGGGCTCGACGACAAAGGCACTCAAACCCGAGCAGTACTTTACGGGAACGAGTATCTGTCGGGCACTCCCGGCACCATCGCTTCAACATTCCGATCTTCTTAAGCCAGAAAAAGTTGAAGCCAAGAGCGATGCGTCGTGTCCCGAGCGCGTTCGACTAGGTGAGCAGGGGCTTAACGTGAATCAGCGAGTGGCGGTCGAAATGGCGGAGATGCTTTCGTCAATGCTTTTGACACGTACCCTCAAGCGATTTGCGGTCTATTTTGATCTGGAGAGCGGTAGTACTAGATCCGCCTACTGTACTCCATCAGCCGTGCCTGACGTTCACTGCAACTTGTAG
- a CDS encoding Mov34/MPN/PAD-1 family protein: MEREREFIGHRIAKERFEPVESILYEYLLAGNGVILRAQREEFTVSVPLVFREIKGLPTVFVGIKWHKPKVPSRIWDEICKHAQASNSKENFREELYLIYWDSERYAWQWSTSSKDRTYASTIADDRRPEYSDACIEVHTHPDGAYQFSSADDRDESGKFRIFGIIADVHDKPKFRFRCGIYDHLAPVPFSWIGNLPSGVVDLNEVAALLQMML; encoded by the coding sequence ATGGAAAGAGAAAGGGAGTTCATCGGTCATCGGATTGCAAAAGAACGATTCGAGCCTGTAGAAAGCATTCTCTACGAGTACCTCCTTGCCGGAAACGGAGTAATTCTCAGGGCTCAGCGTGAGGAATTTACGGTTTCAGTTCCTCTGGTATTTAGAGAGATAAAGGGCCTTCCAACCGTATTCGTAGGTATCAAATGGCACAAGCCGAAAGTCCCAAGCCGTATTTGGGACGAAATTTGTAAGCACGCCCAGGCCTCCAATTCGAAGGAGAATTTTAGAGAAGAACTTTATCTTATCTATTGGGATAGCGAGCGATACGCGTGGCAGTGGAGCACATCGAGTAAGGACAGAACGTATGCCTCAACCATCGCCGACGATAGACGGCCCGAATACTCAGATGCCTGTATAGAGGTTCATACGCACCCTGACGGGGCATACCAGTTCAGTTCTGCCGATGATCGTGATGAATCAGGCAAGTTCCGAATATTCGGTATCATTGCTGACGTCCACGACAAGCCGAAGTTCAGATTCCGTTGCGGCATTTACGACCACCTTGCCCCAGTTCCATTTTCCTGGATCGGCAACCTGCCAAGCGGAGTTGTCGATCTGAATGAGGTCGCAGCTCTGCTTCAGATGATGTTGTAA
- a CDS encoding sigma 54-interacting transcriptional regulator codes for MADNYVDDSAFKGRSILDEKVLLFARVPHYVLITGERGTGKTTIAHQMHDLSPRSKRDFVSVNCASFTSELLESELFGYERGAFTGAIAAKAGLFEAAQGGTLFLDEIGELSLGLQAKFLKAVEERRIRRVGGTMEREIDVRVVAATSRDLRSMVKNGTFRADLFDRLNILQLETLPLRYQKERIVETFLDQLETDRGTIGLEEPLQIEKEVLVAIQELEWKGNYREIRNFATRLAVETIDEPAITLQVVNSMLSGETRFRSELELADEKENNYLTVTLDPATDDLDSVYIKAAAMFVEHALKRSNGNLRRAARSINTTHSTISRILKKNQERFVTPSNASGSLAAAA; via the coding sequence ATGGCCGATAATTATGTTGATGACAGTGCTTTCAAGGGAAGGTCGATCTTGGATGAAAAAGTCCTCCTATTCGCCAGAGTTCCGCATTACGTCCTCATTACGGGGGAAAGAGGCACTGGAAAGACAACCATTGCCCACCAAATGCACGATCTTAGTCCCAGGTCGAAACGAGATTTTGTAAGCGTCAACTGCGCCAGTTTTACGTCTGAACTTTTGGAGTCAGAGCTTTTTGGATACGAGCGAGGTGCATTCACCGGTGCAATCGCTGCGAAAGCGGGTCTGTTCGAAGCCGCACAAGGCGGAACACTCTTCCTCGACGAGATCGGAGAACTCTCGCTTGGCCTTCAGGCGAAGTTTCTGAAAGCGGTCGAAGAAAGACGCATTCGTCGGGTTGGCGGAACGATGGAACGCGAAATTGATGTGCGAGTTGTTGCGGCGACTTCAAGAGATCTCCGATCAATGGTCAAGAACGGGACATTTAGGGCCGATCTCTTCGACCGTCTGAATATTCTTCAGCTTGAAACCTTGCCGCTTCGTTATCAAAAGGAAAGAATTGTTGAGACATTCCTCGACCAGTTAGAGACCGATAGAGGCACAATAGGGCTGGAGGAGCCTCTACAAATCGAAAAAGAAGTTCTTGTAGCGATCCAGGAACTCGAATGGAAGGGGAACTATCGAGAGATTAGAAATTTCGCAACCCGCCTTGCAGTAGAAACCATTGACGAACCGGCGATCACTCTTCAGGTCGTCAACAGTATGCTTAGTGGAGAGACCAGATTCCGTTCCGAACTAGAATTAGCTGACGAAAAGGAAAACAACTACCTGACCGTCACACTCGACCCGGCGACAGACGATCTTGATAGCGTGTACATCAAGGCCGCCGCAATGTTTGTCGAACACGCCCTAAAGCGTTCAAACGGAAATCTGCGCCGGGCCGCGCGTTCGATCAATACCACCCATTCAACTATCTCCCGCATTCTGAAAAAGAATCAGGAACGGTTTGTGACTCCGTCAAACGCATCTGGCTCACTGGCGGCTGCAGCATAG
- a CDS encoding strawberry notch family protein: MYSIQERSSEGLPAPVLTSSERTPIVEHNHQPDLDINIYSPRFITGGSPHPGVIVEPPGLANVEPPHIRYRPRLPKHLSETGKLSAMQLERIIYAGQAHEQRLADGSRAGISIGDGTGTGKTATLAGVILDNWFQGRRRAVWFSVKADLIEAVSDEFKRLGLTPPIKLINDFPTDQEIDIEDGIVFCTYRSLIARSKKGNKRLDQITRWLGLSGVVIFDEGHKAKYAFADDRGKSTQTGAAVLEIQNPERFPDVRVVYSSATSAGEVRHLAYMSRLGLWGAGTNFPIGFEQFAEEIESGGVGALEMVCRDLKAMGRYLCGNLSMGTDPESGLSVEFREVIHKLTPTQRRMYDNMAQGWQEVFRNIHRALDLTNSGKATRSSALNQFWAEHQRCFRNLITAFKVPTLIREIEDALSRKESIVVSITGTGESQTKKQIERAADQEEAIDSLDFSPRETLTRLVANCFPTACFQERTNPYSGTVEYIPLVDANGDQVESRAALQLRTELLDKLSILEVPEHPLDQLVNYFGVENIAEMTGRKKRLIRTAKGTLEYRPRQLAGVPSKLINLHEKNAFQNGDKRIAVMSEVASTGDSLHAGKSVGNQQRRLHIAAELKWSADKQIQDFGRTHRTGQVAPPVYLLVFTELGGEKRFSSTIARRLGNMGALTKGDRRAEKAGNLDKYNLESREGRSALSVVLTGIMRGREIEGLEDPKQALRDMGLVKTVDGDEQIPDSEKTNIPRFLNRLLSLEVDRQNALFDYFYSTFLETIEYLKQKGKLDDGMEDLKAMSVAVSGSPEVLNSDPLTGAKTVYYKLELKVATTPARYQDIAASEIHQFYQDRRDGSFISVRKTLSHTDPETGERYQMFSITKPCGRNVAYLRESELNQRYRIVPKTKAEDWWIKEETKIPEFEKRTVHILSGALLPIWKYLKTLSHDALNIVRTTTDDGTRLVGVKISEEWLRDIRQHFGLRSSIPTTANEVMRVVDFEKNSVNLIDDVTVRSSRFQGQLLTEICPSTFEQIRELRGMGLVNIVQHGRQRFFLPQESPGLALEKVLFLYPPESTSISFLPELQAATEELTKQEPVILPEWLIEPALEFVNSLGGSAKVLVDQNGILLLNETFAM, from the coding sequence ATGTATTCCATTCAAGAACGAAGTTCGGAAGGACTTCCTGCTCCCGTACTTACCTCGAGTGAAAGGACTCCAATCGTAGAGCATAATCACCAACCTGATCTAGACATAAACATTTATTCCCCTCGATTTATTACCGGCGGATCGCCACATCCGGGAGTGATTGTTGAGCCTCCGGGCCTCGCCAATGTTGAACCGCCCCACATTCGTTACCGGCCAAGACTTCCAAAGCATCTGTCAGAGACCGGAAAACTCTCGGCAATGCAATTGGAGCGGATTATCTACGCTGGACAAGCACACGAGCAGCGTCTTGCGGACGGTTCGCGAGCGGGCATAAGCATCGGCGACGGAACCGGAACCGGCAAGACGGCGACGCTGGCGGGAGTCATTCTGGACAACTGGTTCCAGGGACGGCGGCGAGCCGTTTGGTTTTCAGTAAAGGCCGATCTGATCGAAGCTGTCTCCGATGAGTTCAAGAGACTTGGGTTGACGCCGCCGATCAAGCTGATCAATGACTTTCCAACCGATCAGGAGATAGACATCGAGGACGGAATTGTTTTCTGCACATATCGATCGCTAATAGCCAGATCGAAAAAGGGCAATAAACGGCTCGATCAGATAACCCGCTGGCTTGGCCTAAGCGGCGTCGTGATCTTTGATGAAGGGCATAAGGCTAAGTACGCTTTTGCCGACGATCGGGGCAAATCTACACAGACCGGAGCCGCCGTACTTGAGATCCAGAATCCCGAAAGGTTTCCGGATGTGAGAGTGGTCTACTCTTCCGCAACATCGGCAGGGGAGGTTCGACATCTCGCTTATATGTCGCGCCTTGGGCTTTGGGGGGCAGGGACTAATTTTCCGATAGGCTTCGAGCAGTTCGCCGAAGAGATCGAATCCGGAGGCGTCGGGGCTTTAGAGATGGTCTGCCGCGACCTTAAGGCGATGGGACGATACCTGTGCGGCAACCTGAGTATGGGAACCGATCCGGAGTCGGGCCTGTCGGTTGAGTTTCGTGAGGTCATTCATAAACTCACCCCTACCCAGCGAAGGATGTATGACAACATGGCCCAAGGCTGGCAGGAAGTCTTTCGAAATATCCATCGAGCCCTAGATCTAACTAACTCCGGCAAGGCCACGCGAAGCAGCGCCCTCAATCAGTTTTGGGCAGAGCATCAACGGTGCTTTCGCAATCTGATCACAGCATTTAAGGTTCCGACGCTGATCCGCGAGATCGAAGATGCACTCAGCAGAAAAGAGTCAATTGTGGTGTCGATAACGGGCACGGGCGAGAGCCAGACCAAAAAGCAGATCGAAAGGGCAGCAGACCAGGAAGAAGCGATTGACAGTCTGGATTTTAGTCCGAGAGAAACTCTTACGCGTCTGGTCGCAAATTGCTTTCCAACTGCCTGTTTTCAGGAGAGAACCAATCCTTACAGCGGAACCGTAGAGTACATTCCGCTTGTCGATGCCAATGGCGATCAGGTTGAGAGCAGAGCCGCTTTGCAGTTGCGAACAGAACTTCTGGATAAGCTATCAATTCTTGAGGTTCCGGAGCACCCGCTTGATCAACTCGTAAACTATTTCGGTGTAGAGAATATTGCAGAGATGACCGGCAGGAAGAAACGCTTGATCCGGACGGCAAAAGGCACGCTGGAGTATCGGCCGCGCCAACTTGCTGGTGTTCCTTCAAAGCTTATCAACCTCCACGAAAAGAACGCCTTTCAGAACGGTGATAAGAGGATCGCCGTCATGTCAGAGGTGGCATCGACCGGAGACAGCCTTCATGCTGGCAAATCCGTTGGGAATCAGCAGAGACGCCTCCATATCGCTGCGGAGCTAAAATGGTCAGCCGATAAACAGATCCAGGACTTCGGGCGCACACATCGCACAGGTCAAGTTGCACCGCCGGTCTATCTGCTGGTGTTCACCGAACTCGGAGGCGAGAAAAGGTTTTCCTCAACTATCGCCAGAAGACTCGGTAATATGGGAGCTCTCACAAAGGGCGACCGGCGTGCCGAAAAGGCCGGCAACCTTGATAAATATAATCTTGAATCAAGAGAAGGGCGTTCGGCATTGAGTGTAGTGCTGACCGGCATCATGAGAGGCCGGGAGATCGAGGGGCTCGAAGATCCGAAACAGGCGCTGAGAGATATGGGCCTTGTTAAGACGGTCGATGGTGACGAGCAGATCCCCGACAGCGAGAAGACCAATATCCCTCGATTCCTAAACAGGCTGCTTTCGCTTGAGGTGGACCGACAGAATGCTCTCTTTGACTATTTCTATTCAACATTCCTCGAAACGATCGAATACCTAAAACAGAAAGGAAAACTCGATGACGGGATGGAAGACCTGAAAGCTATGTCAGTCGCCGTCTCGGGATCGCCGGAGGTTCTTAACTCAGATCCTCTGACTGGAGCAAAGACTGTCTATTACAAATTGGAACTTAAAGTTGCAACGACGCCGGCCAGATATCAGGACATAGCGGCCAGCGAGATACACCAGTTCTATCAGGACCGACGGGACGGATCGTTCATATCGGTCAGAAAAACTCTATCCCATACTGATCCCGAAACAGGGGAACGGTATCAGATGTTCTCGATAACAAAGCCTTGCGGTCGCAACGTAGCCTATTTACGCGAGAGTGAGTTGAATCAACGGTATCGGATCGTTCCGAAAACCAAGGCGGAAGACTGGTGGATCAAAGAGGAGACCAAGATACCTGAATTTGAGAAAAGAACCGTCCATATTCTCAGCGGTGCATTGCTTCCCATATGGAAATATCTTAAGACACTCAGCCACGATGCGCTGAATATCGTTCGAACTACCACTGATGACGGTACGAGGCTCGTTGGCGTGAAGATATCGGAAGAATGGCTCAGAGATATCCGTCAGCACTTTGGCCTTCGATCAAGTATTCCAACAACGGCGAATGAAGTAATGCGGGTAGTCGATTTTGAAAAGAACAGCGTCAATTTGATCGACGATGTCACCGTGCGGTCATCGCGGTTCCAGGGTCAACTGCTCACAGAAATTTGTCCTTCCACTTTCGAGCAGATCAGAGAACTCCGGGGAATGGGACTCGTCAATATCGTACAGCACGGGCGCCAGAGATTCTTTCTTCCACAGGAATCACCAGGGCTCGCTCTTGAAAAAGTCTTGTTTCTTTATCCGCCGGAATCGACAAGCATATCGTTTCTTCCGGAATTACAGGCAGCAACCGAGGAACTCACAAAACAGGAACCTGTAATCCTACCAGAATGGCTTATCGAACCAGCTCTCGAATTCGTGAACAGTCTTGGCGGCTCCGCGAAAGTGCTTGTAGATCAGAACGGTATTCTGCTATTGAACGAAACATTCGCGATGTAA
- a CDS encoding SAM-dependent DNA methyltransferase: MSEPSVSYTSFRDLIEEVAGIIDNGRKICNRELIEICKGCGVFDFNVDAHVYHEISETALNLLILKKYARDLLVSADPNEAVSTVLRPLQKRLPTQTWRSETQIAYQQFSTPATIAYLAVYLLNIKQGETILEPSCGTGSLAVWASAIGAKVIANEIDPRRRGLALALGFHPYSFDAEFIDDLLPEHLLPDIVLANPPFSSTGGRVKNSSRDFGFRHIESALRRLEKGGRFAVLLGESGSPRSRNGNRFWEYLSPEIQVKASIELPGHEFYSNGTSVKTTLIIGTKSPAIDTPLSSELEATPHIVAQSVEDAFEQAISLNLRF, from the coding sequence ATGAGCGAGCCAAGCGTCTCCTATACCTCATTCAGAGATCTCATCGAAGAAGTTGCCGGGATTATTGATAACGGACGAAAGATCTGCAACAGGGAACTTATTGAGATCTGCAAGGGATGTGGTGTCTTTGATTTCAACGTCGATGCTCATGTTTATCACGAGATATCTGAAACTGCGCTGAACTTACTCATTCTGAAAAAATACGCACGCGATCTACTCGTATCAGCGGATCCAAACGAAGCAGTTTCAACTGTCTTAAGACCTCTACAAAAACGGCTTCCCACGCAGACCTGGCGAAGTGAAACACAGATCGCCTATCAGCAGTTCTCGACGCCGGCGACTATTGCCTATCTAGCCGTCTATCTTTTGAACATTAAGCAGGGCGAGACGATTCTCGAACCTTCCTGTGGTACGGGTAGTCTCGCTGTATGGGCGTCTGCTATTGGCGCCAAAGTGATAGCTAATGAGATCGACCCTAGGAGGAGGGGCTTGGCTTTGGCGTTGGGTTTCCACCCATATTCTTTCGATGCAGAGTTCATCGACGATCTTCTGCCTGAGCATTTACTCCCTGATATCGTTCTCGCTAATCCGCCGTTCTCTTCGACTGGCGGCCGTGTGAAAAATAGCAGTCGCGACTTCGGTTTTCGTCATATCGAATCGGCATTACGAAGGCTAGAGAAAGGCGGGCGATTCGCGGTGTTACTTGGAGAGAGCGGCTCTCCGAGATCCCGCAATGGAAATCGGTTTTGGGAATATCTTTCCCCGGAAATACAGGTAAAAGCCTCCATCGAACTGCCCGGGCATGAGTTCTACTCCAACGGGACGAGCGTCAAGACGACGCTAATTATCGGCACCAAGTCGCCTGCGATAGATACGCCATTGAGTTCGGAACTCGAAGCGACTCCGCATATTGTTGCTCAGTCGGTCGAGGATGCCTTCGAACAGGCCATTTCGTTAAATCTCCGTTTTTGA
- a CDS encoding ankyrin repeat domain-containing protein: protein MDTKSLERGWESAIGSVPDKSKFQVSFENIVRLISGKERDSLNQWFVKLIGAEDGEYSTFRIAECVAVELDIFEMNKVAYDVSNLRELSYNLHKLMEKDIRMLVQERDYEGIRRLLSQEPSLANAGVSLDPPCSTKAHPLHRICDAVFAKLITDDEAVEVAKILLEHGARIDGDSSTANADTPLMAAASLHAENLGIFYIQNGARVDLSDKRDGATALHWAAYCGRDMLVDELIRAGVDVNQLDKTYKCTPLVWALQPLMKNEKNNIHHQRTCVKLLLEAGTDISTLDEKTKTFLDDLGTEELEPQDVEFEAKSKLLTINELVVYVPTEDFDVSTRFYAALGFELSEGWGGTMDCRLGGAVFRLQNYYVKDWAENFMMKFDVDDVDAWHEHAKKVIDEGNYSNARYDEPETIGDTKICHVWDPCGVLLIFIQ from the coding sequence ATGGATACAAAAAGCCTTGAAAGAGGCTGGGAAAGCGCAATCGGATCTGTACCAGACAAGTCAAAGTTTCAAGTTTCCTTTGAAAACATAGTAAGACTGATCAGCGGAAAGGAACGCGACAGTCTTAACCAATGGTTCGTAAAATTAATTGGAGCCGAAGACGGGGAATACTCCACTTTTCGAATCGCCGAATGCGTAGCGGTCGAACTCGACATTTTCGAGATGAACAAGGTCGCGTACGACGTTTCGAACCTTCGCGAATTGTCTTATAATCTACACAAACTGATGGAAAAAGATATAAGAATGCTCGTTCAAGAACGAGATTACGAAGGCATCAGGCGTCTGCTTTCGCAAGAGCCGAGTTTAGCGAATGCCGGTGTCTCGCTTGATCCGCCATGTTCGACGAAGGCTCATCCTTTGCATCGAATCTGTGATGCTGTCTTTGCAAAATTGATTACGGACGATGAAGCCGTCGAGGTCGCGAAAATACTTCTCGAACACGGAGCAAGGATCGACGGCGACTCGTCAACGGCAAATGCGGATACCCCGTTAATGGCGGCTGCCAGTCTTCATGCTGAGAATCTTGGCATTTTTTACATTCAAAACGGTGCTAGGGTCGATCTGTCTGATAAAAGAGACGGGGCGACTGCTTTGCATTGGGCTGCATATTGCGGACGAGACATGTTAGTTGACGAATTGATCCGTGCTGGAGTGGACGTTAACCAACTTGATAAGACCTACAAATGCACGCCGCTTGTTTGGGCACTACAACCTTTGATGAAAAATGAAAAGAATAATATTCATCACCAAAGAACGTGCGTAAAGCTTCTATTGGAAGCCGGAACCGACATCTCTACGCTCGATGAGAAAACGAAAACATTTCTGGATGATCTCGGTACGGAAGAACTGGAACCCCAAGATGTTGAATTCGAAGCCAAGAGTAAACTCCTGACTATAAATGAGCTTGTTGTTTATGTCCCGACCGAAGATTTTGACGTCTCAACGCGTTTCTACGCCGCTCTTGGCTTCGAACTATCAGAAGGATGGGGCGGAACGATGGATTGTCGTCTTGGCGGGGCAGTTTTTCGTTTGCAGAATTACTACGTCAAAGACTGGGCGGAAAATTTCATGATGAAATTCGATGTTGACGACGTTGATGCGTGGCACGAACACGCAAAGAAAGTAATCGACGAAGGCAATTACTCAAACGCTCGTTACGACGAACCCGAAACGATCGGCGATACAAAGATCTGCCACGTCTGGGATCCATGTGGAGTTTTGTTGATCTTTATTCAGTGA
- a CDS encoding VOC family protein — protein sequence MEATTTLERFVPSLLIRDMAETLAFYRRLGFSVTGCDGAETTSTWAEVSRGQITFQFYSEPPHGTPVSPICSGTFYIFTNGVDALALEFRDKVEFAWGPETMDYGMKEFAVQDPNGYLIAFSEPA from the coding sequence ATGGAAGCGACAACAACACTTGAGCGATTCGTACCGTCTCTCCTCATCCGAGACATGGCCGAAACTCTGGCATTCTATCGAAGGCTCGGCTTTTCGGTAACAGGCTGTGACGGAGCGGAAACGACTTCGACGTGGGCCGAGGTTTCGCGTGGACAGATCACCTTTCAGTTTTATTCCGAACCGCCGCACGGAACACCCGTTAGTCCAATTTGCAGCGGTACCTTCTATATTTTCACAAACGGAGTAGACGCTCTCGCATTAGAATTTCGTGACAAGGTTGAATTCGCTTGGGGACCCGAAACGATGGACTATGGCATGAAAGAATTTGCGGTTCAAGACCCAAACGGCTATTTGATCGCTTTTTCAGAACCCGCGTGA
- a CDS encoding cation transporter, with amino-acid sequence MEKSNVFVGGAMFAAFVSSLCCVLPLIAVVFGFGAFGTAAIFESVRYPMIGVAVAALAYGFYRVYFQREECAEGEACATKPVSRISKIFLWIGAIVIVAFAFSPSYLGYIAAAITSPTTPEVESAPIVVPEESATKKTVVLQIRGMTCDACETHIEVPLRKLKGVISADANYKNHNVTVVYDSAQVTVEKIKQAILATGYELI; translated from the coding sequence ATGGAAAAATCTAATGTTTTCGTCGGTGGTGCAATGTTTGCGGCCTTTGTATCAAGCCTGTGTTGCGTGTTGCCGTTGATCGCAGTGGTATTCGGATTCGGTGCATTTGGCACAGCGGCGATCTTTGAATCAGTGCGCTATCCAATGATCGGTGTGGCAGTCGCGGCCTTGGCTTACGGCTTTTATCGAGTCTATTTTCAACGAGAGGAATGTGCCGAGGGCGAGGCGTGCGCGACTAAACCTGTCAGCCGTATCAGCAAGATATTTCTTTGGATCGGAGCTATCGTTATCGTCGCGTTTGCTTTCTCGCCGTCATACTTGGGTTACATCGCAGCGGCCATTACAAGCCCAACCACGCCAGAGGTGGAATCTGCTCCGATTGTCGTTCCAGAAGAATCGGCAACTAAGAAAACTGTTGTACTGCAAATTCGGGGTATGACGTGCGATGCATGTGAGACGCACATCGAAGTTCCGCTTCGAAAGCTAAAAGGAGTGATCTCGGCAGATGCAAACTACAAAAATCACAACGTAACGGTTGTTTACGATTCGGCGCAAGTGACGGTCGAGAAGATCAAACAAGCAATTTTGGCCACTGGCTACGAATTAATATAG
- a CDS encoding heavy metal-responsive transcriptional regulator — protein sequence MVENGALQIGEIAALADVSVDTVRYYEKLKLLPTAARTNSGYRVFSVETAERIRFIKQAQDMGFTLEEIKQLFVSGGGENQCKNVRDLIQVKLTELEDRMRQMKSFKGFLNRHLVACENELTAHGKAASCPVLTTIEISRK from the coding sequence GTGGTTGAGAATGGAGCGTTACAGATCGGAGAGATTGCGGCGTTGGCAGATGTCAGCGTTGATACTGTTCGTTATTACGAGAAGTTGAAATTGCTTCCGACGGCGGCGCGGACGAATAGCGGTTATCGGGTATTTTCTGTCGAGACTGCGGAACGGATCAGGTTTATCAAACAAGCGCAGGACATGGGATTTACGCTTGAAGAAATAAAACAGCTTTTTGTTTCTGGCGGCGGTGAGAATCAATGTAAAAATGTGCGTGACCTTATCCAAGTTAAATTGACCGAACTCGAAGATAGAATGCGGCAGATGAAGAGCTTCAAGGGCTTTCTAAATCGACATCTTGTTGCATGTGAAAACGAATTGACCGCACACGGTAAAGCGGCATCGTGTCCGGTTCTCACGACAATTGAAATATCGAGGAAGTAA